The Pectobacterium sp. A5351 genome contains the following window.
CGATAAACTTGGAGGTTTTCATGGCTGTCGCTGCCAACAAACGTTCGGTAATGACGCTGTTTTCTGGTCCATCCGACATTTTTAGCCATCAGGTACGCATCGTATTGGCGGAAAAAGGTGTGAGTGTCGAGATTGAGCAGGTAGACATGGATAATCTGCCTCAGGATCTTATTGACCTCAATCCTTACGGTTCCGTGCCAACGCTGGTCGATCGTGAACTGACGCTCTATGAATCACGCATTATCATGGAGTATCTGGATGAACGTTTTCCTCATCCGCCGTTAATGCCTGTCTACCCGGTAGCTCGCGGTAACAGCCGCCTGATGATGCATCGCATTGAGAGCGACTGGTATTCTTTATTGAAGAAAATTACTCATGGCAGCGCGCAAGAAGCGGACGCGGCGCGTAAGCAACTGCGTGAAGAGCTGCTGGCTAT
Protein-coding sequences here:
- the sspA gene encoding stringent starvation protein SspA codes for the protein MAVAANKRSVMTLFSGPSDIFSHQVRIVLAEKGVSVEIEQVDMDNLPQDLIDLNPYGSVPTLVDRELTLYESRIIMEYLDERFPHPPLMPVYPVARGNSRLMMHRIESDWYSLLKKITHGSAQEADAARKQLREELLAIAPVFNEAPYFMSEEFSLVDCYLAPLLWRLPQLGIELSGSGAKELKGYMTRVFERDAFLASLTEVEREMRLQTRG